A window of Rhododendron vialii isolate Sample 1 chromosome 13a, ASM3025357v1 contains these coding sequences:
- the LOC131312370 gene encoding eukaryotic translation initiation factor 4E-2-like isoform X1 codes for MVEEVGYSSAATEEPPTNSTSRAPIDDDDDGGDAAEIVADDDTTALVAQPHPLEHSWTFWFDNPSAKSKQAAWGSSIRPVYTFSSVEEFWSLYNNIHRPSKLAVGADFHCFKHKIEPKWEDPVCANGGKWTVSFSRGKSDTGWLYTLLAMIGEQFDHGDEICGAVVNVRARQEKIALWTKDATNEAAQMSIGKQWKEFLDYNDSIGFIFHDDAKRLDRNAKNRYNV; via the exons ATGGTGGAGGAAGTAGGGTATTCGTCAGCAGCCACCGAAGAGCCACCAACCAACAGCACTTCTAGGGCACCAatcgacgacgacgacgacggtgGAGATGCGGCTGAGATCGTCGCCGACGACGATACGACGGCGTTAGTGGCTCAACCCCACCCTCTGGAGCACTCGTGGACGTTCTGGTTCGACAATCCCTCCGCAAAGTCCAAGCAAGCCGCCTGGGGCAGCTCTATTCGCCCCGTCTACACTTTCTCCTCCGTCGAAGAGTTCTGGAG CTTGTACAACAATATTCACCGTCCAAGTAAATTGGCTGTGGGAGCAGACTTCCATtgttttaaacacaaaattgaaccaaaatgGGAAGATCCTGTATGTGCTAATGGGGGGAAGTGGACTGTCAGCTTTTCTAGGGGGAAATCTGACACTGGTTGGCTGTATACA TTGCTGGCGATGATTGGTGAACAGTTTGATCATGGAGATGAAATATGTGGAGCAGTTGTCAATGTCAGAGCTAGGCAGGAAAAAATAGCTCTGTGGACCAAGGATGCTACAAATGAAGCTGCTCAG ATGAGCATTGGGAAACAGTGGAAGGAGTTTCTTGATTACAATGACAGCATAGGGTTCATATTTCAT GATGATGCAAAGAGGCTTGACAGAAATGCCAAGAACCGCTACAACGTCTAA
- the LOC131312368 gene encoding bidirectional sugar transporter SWEET2-like: MDTAMNPTGLLFTAFSVCSDAAGIAGNLFAIVLFVSPIPTFRRIIRSKSTEQFSGLPYVYGLLNCLICLWYGMPIVSPGIIHIATVNSVGAIFQSIYLTIYIIHAEKAKKVKMIGLLLAILAAFIIIAFVSLKLFEPPNRQIFVGYLSVFSLISMFASPLFAINLVIKTRSVEFMPFYLSLATFLMSLSFFTFGMFKSDPFIFVPNGIGTVLGIIQLVLYYYYSNAYGGGSTEPLLESYV; encoded by the exons ATGGATACAGCCATGAATCCAACTGGGTTGCTGTTCACCGCTTTCTCAGTTTGCTCTGATGCAGCTGGAATTgctg GGAACCTCTTCGCTATCGTGCTATTTGTCTCACCCAT ACCCACATTCAGGAGAATAATCCGAAGCAAGTCTACAGAGCAGTTCTCCGGATTGCCCTACGTATATGGGCTTCTGAACTGCTTGATATGTCTCTGGTATGGCATGCCCATTGTATCTCCGGGCATTATACATATTGCCACAGTTAACTCGGTTGGGGCGATTTTCCAATCAATTTACTTGACAATCTACATTATACATGCAGAGAAAGCGAAGAAG GTCAAAATGATTGGACTTTTGCTAGCAATTTTGGCAGCATTCATTATCATAGCGTTCGTGAGCCTCAAATTATTTGAGCCTCCTAATCGACAGATATTCGTCGGTTATTTGAGCGTTTTTTCTCTTATTTCCATGTTTGCTTCCCCACTATTCGCTATT AATTTGGTGATCAAAACGAGGAGTGTTGAATTCATGCCGTTTTATCTCTCCCTCGCGACCTTTCTGATGAGTCTCTCTTTCTTCACATTCGGAATGTTCAAGAGCGATCCATTCATCTTC GTCCCAAATGGAATTGGAACTGTTCTGGGGATCATACAGTTGGTGCTATACTACTACTACAGCAATGCATATGGAGGAGGATCGACAGAACCGTTGCTCGAGTCTTACGTATGA
- the LOC131312370 gene encoding eukaryotic translation initiation factor 4E-1-like isoform X2, whose product MVEEVGYSSAATEEPPTNSTSRAPIDDDDDGGDAAEIVADDDTTALVAQPHPLEHSWTFWFDNPSAKSKQAAWGSSIRPVYTFSSVEEFWSLYNNIHRPSKLAVGADFHCFKHKIEPKWEDPVCANGGKWTVSFSRGKSDTGWLYTLLAMIGEQFDHGDEICGAVVNVRARQEKIALWTKDATNEAAQDCCARPFSRCWFLVNVMADAG is encoded by the exons ATGGTGGAGGAAGTAGGGTATTCGTCAGCAGCCACCGAAGAGCCACCAACCAACAGCACTTCTAGGGCACCAatcgacgacgacgacgacggtgGAGATGCGGCTGAGATCGTCGCCGACGACGATACGACGGCGTTAGTGGCTCAACCCCACCCTCTGGAGCACTCGTGGACGTTCTGGTTCGACAATCCCTCCGCAAAGTCCAAGCAAGCCGCCTGGGGCAGCTCTATTCGCCCCGTCTACACTTTCTCCTCCGTCGAAGAGTTCTGGAG CTTGTACAACAATATTCACCGTCCAAGTAAATTGGCTGTGGGAGCAGACTTCCATtgttttaaacacaaaattgaaccaaaatgGGAAGATCCTGTATGTGCTAATGGGGGGAAGTGGACTGTCAGCTTTTCTAGGGGGAAATCTGACACTGGTTGGCTGTATACA TTGCTGGCGATGATTGGTGAACAGTTTGATCATGGAGATGAAATATGTGGAGCAGTTGTCAATGTCAGAGCTAGGCAGGAAAAAATAGCTCTGTGGACCAAGGATGCTACAAATGAAGCTGCTCAG GATTGTTGTGCAAGGCCCTTCTCTCGTTGTTGGTTTCTTGTGAATGTGATGGCGGATGCCGGATAA